A section of the Rummeliibacillus pycnus genome encodes:
- a CDS encoding YjzD family protein, giving the protein MRYIILVIWSALLVSTLNYVVSSINNATLDAAGFKKGLLISLVISVLLLVIDAVIPKNSPKEIGHQE; this is encoded by the coding sequence ATGAGATACATCATATTAGTTATTTGGTCTGCACTATTAGTTTCTACACTAAACTATGTAGTAAGCTCTATTAACAATGCAACATTAGATGCCGCTGGATTTAAAAAAGGCTTATTAATTTCACTTGTAATTTCTGTGTTACTTCTTGTAATTGATGCAGTAATTCCAAAGAATTCACCTAAAGAAATCGGACATCAAGAATAA